In Phyllopteryx taeniolatus isolate TA_2022b chromosome 1, UOR_Ptae_1.2, whole genome shotgun sequence, the following proteins share a genomic window:
- the cebpb gene encoding CCAAT/enhancer-binding protein beta — MEVAGFYDEGSFAIHARDGILNPGGSYWRLGDSMTELGIEERERAIDFSVYLDPAAAAAAVHCPQPAAHSHSHSHPQQGDVFSDFLAENKLKRAANVKNYTLLNELEAVQRDGPRDPRGPPSYGYTDLQETRVDSVLASELARYRAARDDGNQEDVKMENGSPAAFDMRPYLQYQSTGGSVGNISTASSTCSSPPGTPAPAGQSRSPRSPSHGPKLSGGKAKKRLDKDSEEYRQRRERNNLAVRKSRDKAKMRNMETQHKVLELAAENDRLQKRVEQLSRELATLRNLLSATGQC; from the coding sequence ATGGAAGTGGCCGGTTTCTACGACGAGGGCAGCTTTGCTATCCACGCGAGAGACGGCATTCTCAACCCCGGCGGCTCGTACTGGAGGCTCGGCGACTCCATGACGGAGTTGGGCATCGAGGAGCGGGAGAGAGCGATCGACTTCAGCGTCTACTTGgacccggcggcggcggcggcggccgtgCACTGCCCGCAACCGGCGGCGCACTCGCACTCGCACTCGCACCCTCAGCAGGGCGACGTCTTCTCCGACTTCCTGGCGGAGAATAAGCTCAAGAGAGCGGCCAACGTCAAGAACTACACGCTGCTCAACGAGCTGGAGGCGGTTCAGCGAGACGGGCCGCGGGACCCCCGGGGGCCGCCGTCGTACGGCTACACCGACCTCCAGGAGACGCGCGTGGACAGCGTGCTCGCCTCGGAGCTGGCCCGCTACCGAGCCGCCAGAGACGACGGCAACCAGGAGGACGTGAAGATGGAGAACGGCTCGCCCGCCGCCTTCGACATGCGCCCCTACCTGCAGTACCAGTCCACCGGGGGCAGCGTGGGCAACATCTCCACGGCGTCGTCCACTTGCTCCAGCCCGCCCGGCACCCCCGCGCCGGCGGGTCAGAGCAGGTCCCCGAGGTCCCCGTCGCACGGGcccaagctctccggcggcaaGGCGAAGAAGCGCCTGGACAAGGACAGCGAGGAGTACCGGCAGCGGCGCGAGAGGAACAACCTGGCCGTGCGCAAGAGCCGCGACAAAGCCAAAATGCGCAACATGGAGACGCAGCACAAAGTGTTGGAACTGGCGGCGGAGAACGATCGTTTACAGAAGAGAGTGGAGCAGCTGTCCAGGGAGCTGGCCACCCTGCGCAACCTGCTCTCGGCCACCGGCCAGTGTTAG
- the peds1 gene encoding transmembrane protein 189 yields MARMVDERSCREELQNPDRGAARWGPQHAGARELATLYSPGKRCQEWVSVLLCFSLMAFNFIHLLANFHLGHLWYILLGIASGILTADFASGLVHWGADTWGSVDLPIFGKAFIRPFREHHIDPTAITRHDFIETNGDNCMLTIVPLANMAFNFLTLSPAEIYHLYPWYCYLFALGIFVTLTNQIHKWSHTYFGLPRWVVFLQDCHIVLPRKHHRIHHVSPHETYFCITTGWLNYPLEKVGFWRYLEDLIQGVTGEKPRADDLKWAHKVK; encoded by the exons ATGGCGAGAATGGTGGACGAGAGGAGCTGTAGAGAGGAATTACAAAACCCCGACCGGGGCGCGGCGAGGTGGGGTCCACAGCACGCCGGTGCCCGAGAATTGGCCACTTTATATTCGCCAG GCAAAAGATGTCAAGAGTGGGTTAGTGTCCTCCTGTGCTTCTCTCTCATGGCCTTCAATTTCATTCACCTTCTTGCCAACTTCCACCTGGGGCATTTGTGGTACATCCTGTTGGGTATTG CGTCAGGAATCCTCACTGCAGACTTTGCCTCAGGCCTCGTTCATTGGGGGGCTGACACGTGGGGATCGGTGGATCTTCCCATCTTCGGAAAG GCCTTTATCCGACCCTTCAGAGAGCACCATATCGACCCCACAGCCATCACCCGTCACGACTTCATTGAGACCAACGGCGACAACTGCATGTTGACCATCGTCCCGCTCGCCAACATGGCCTTCAACTTCCTCACCCTCTCCCCTG CTGAGATTTACCATCTCTACCCGTGGTACTGCTACCTTTTTGCACTCGGCATCTTCGTGACCCTCACCAACCAGATCCACAAGTGGTCCCACACGTACTTCGGCCTTCCGCGCTGGGTGGTGTTCCTGCAGGACTGCCACATCGTCCTCCCCCGCAAGCACCACCGCATCCATCATGTCTCCCCGCACGAGACGTACTTCTGCATCACGACAG GTTGGCTCAACTACCCCCTGGAGAAGGTGGGCTTCTGGAGGTACCTGGAGGATCTAATCCAAGGGGTCACGGGAGAAAAGCCCAGGGCTGATGACCTTAAATGGGCTCATAAAGTCAAGTAA